The sequence below is a genomic window from Nitrobacter winogradskyi Nb-255.
CTCGGTGTGAGAAACCTTGACCCGGGAAGATCGCCTTCTTAACTACATCCGCAGTTTCAAGCGCATTCTTTCGTCGCGCATCTCATCGAGACAACGAGGTATTCCATGGCTGTTGGCAAGGTTTCGGACGCCAATTTCGAAGCGGAAGTGCTCAAGGCGACTGGCCCGGTCGTGGTTGATTTCTGGGCGGAGTGGTGCGGCCCCTGCCGCATGATCGGCCCGGTGCTGGACGAAATCTCCAGCGCCATGGGCAGCAAGGTCAAGATCGTGAAGCTGAACGTCGACGAGAGCCCGAGGACGGCCTCGAAATACGGCGTGATGTCGATTCCCACTTTGATGATCTTCAAGGACGGCGAACTGGCCTCGCGTCAGGTCGGCGCGGCGCCCAAGCAGAAACTTGAGCAATGGATCACCGCCACGGTGTGATCTTTCCGCATTGAGATTTTTTTTCAAGCGGCCGGCGTCAATTCGCCGGCCGTTTTTGTTTGGGTAAGGAGAACGTTGAGGTCAGGGCGCACCCTCCCTTCTCGTCATGCCCGGCTTATTCTCGGTATACACGTCTTTGGAATTTCACGAAGCAAGACGTGGATGGCCGGAATACACCCATTCGAACACAGGATTCTACGCCGGCGGCGTGCCGTTTTCCGACAGCACGTGGCCGGCGAGATACAGCGATCCCGTGATCAGGATGCGCGGCGGAATCTCATAAGCGAGCCGCGCGACCGATCGCAGCGCGGCGGCGACGCTCACCGCGGTTTCGGCGCGCATGTCGAGCGCGCGCACCGCTTCCGCCAGTACCTCCGGCGGCATCGCGTTCTCCATGTTCGGAATCGGCACGGCAATGACATGCCGCGTCAGGCCGGCGAAGTTGGCGAGAAAACCCTTCGCGTCCTTGTTGCCCATCATGCCTGTTATCACCACCAGCGGTCGCGACACCCGCTCCTCGAGATCGCCGAGCGCCGCCGCCGCGATCCGCCCGCCATCGGCATTGTGCCCGCCGTCGAGCCAGAGCTCGGCGTCGCGCGGCGCCTGATCCACGATCCGGCCGGATGTCAGCCGCTGCATCCGCGCCGGCCATTCCGCGCCGGTGACGCCGCGCTCGAACGCCGTTGTCTCGATCGAGAAGCGATCCTGCGCCCGCAGCGTCGCGATCGCGAGGCCCGCATTGTCGAACTGATGCCGGCCGAACAGCCGGGGCGCGGCGAGGTCGAGCAGGCCGCTTTCGTCCTGATAGACCAGTCGTCCGTGTTCCGCGTGGACGTGCCAGTGCTGGCCGGCCGCGTGCAGCGGACTGCGCATCCGCTTCGCCCGCTGCTCGATCACAACTTCGGCTTCGGGCGACTGCTCCGCGCAGATGACGGGCACGCCAGGCTTGATGATGCCGGCTTTCTCGCCGGCGATCTCCGCCAGCGAGCCGCCCAGAAACTCGACGTGATCGATGCCGACGGGCGTGATGACGCTCGCCAGCGGCGTCTCGACCACGTTGGTGCTGTCGAGCCGGCCGCCGAGGCCGACCTCGAGCAACAGCACGTCGGCGGGACTTCGTGCGAACAACAGAAAGGCCGCCGCGGTCTTTATCTCGAAAAGGGTCAGCGGCTCGCCGCCATTGGCGCGCTCGCATTCAAGCAGCGCGTCGCGCAGGGCATCGTCGGCAACCAGCGTTCCGGCCAACCGCACGCATTCGTTGATCCTCACCAGATAGGGCGAGGTAAAGACATGCACGCGCAAACCGGCGGCCTCGAGGATCGCGCGCAGGTAGGCGACGGTGGAGCCCTTGCCGTTGGTGCCGGCGACGTGAATGACCGGCGGCAACCTGCGTTCGGGATGATCGAGCCGCTCAAGGACGCGCCACATCCGGCCGAGCGTGAGATCGATCCTTTTCGGATGCAGCTTCGATATCCGCGCAACAGCATCGTCGAGCGGGCTTTGCCGGGGCGGAACAGCGCTCACGCCGGAGGCGCGGCAGGCGCCGCCGGTGGAGCTTCCTGAGTCGCGGCAGGCTCGTCCGGCTCATCCGGCGGAACGGGAGCGGAGGGTTCCGGCTCCTGCTCGATCATTTCCGGCGCCTTGGTCAGCAGCCGGCACACCCGCGCCAGCGTCGGCCGCAACTCGTGACGATGCACCACCAGGTCGATCATGCCATGGTCGCGCAAATACTCGGCCCGCTGAAAACCGTCCGGCAGTTTCTCGCGGATGGTCTGCTCGATGACGCGGGCTCCGGCGAAGCCGATCAGCGCGCCGGGCTCCGCGATCTGAACGTCCCCGAGCATCGCATAGGAGGCCGTGACGCCGCCGGTGGTCGGATTCGTCAGCACTACGATGTAGGGCTGCCTGGCCTCGCGCAGCATCTGCACCGCGACGGTGGTGCGGGGCAGCTGCATCAGCGACAGCACGCCTTCCTGCATCCGCGCGCCGCCCGACGCCGCGAACACGATGAAGGGGCACCGTTTCTCGACCGCGAGTTCGAGCCCCCGCACGATCGCCTCGCCCGCCGCCATGCCAAGCGAGCCGCCCATGAAATCGAAATCCTGCACCGCGACCACGACGGCGGACCCTTCCAGCCTGCCGAACCCGACCTTCACGGAATCATGGAGTCCGGTTTTGGCGCGCGCGTCCCTGATGCGGTCGACATACTTGCGCTCGTCACGGAATTTCAGCGGATCGGCAGTTACCTCCGGCAACGCCACATCGTACCATGTCTCGTTGTCGAAGATCGACTTCAGCCGCGCATCGGCGCTCATCCGCATGTGGTAGTTCGATCCGGGGATGACGAACTGGTTGCTCTCGACGTCCTTGTAGAACACGAGCTGCCCGGTGTCGGGACACTTGATCCAGAGATTATCCGGCGTTTCCCGCTTGAGGATATTGCGGATTTTCGGCCGGACAACGTTGGTCAACCAATTCATGCCTTACTCCGTAACACCGCACCATCTGGCGACGGCCCGAACCTTCTCCCCTTGCGGGACAGGGTGGCAAAGCACCGCGAGGCAGGGTGCGAGCCGGGTGAGGGTTCTTCTAGAGCCTTTTCGCTTCTGATGGAATCAGAAGCGAGGCTCTATAATCTTGATTTGACGCGTTTTCTTCACGCGAACCGGTATCCACTTTGCTCGAAAACGCTCTATCGCAATCAGGATGACGGGACGACCCCTCACCCACCTCGCCGCATACATGCGGCTCGGTACCCTCCCCCACAAGGGGAGAGGGAAAAAAGCCTATTCCGCTGCTTGCCGCGCCGACCGCACGCCCTCGGCCAGCGCCGCCGCGAGAGAGGCGACCGCCTGGACGGTTCCGGACGTCGCCTTGCCTTCGGCGTCGAGGCTGGCGCTGAGCGCATCGACCAGCGCCGAGCCGACCACCGCGCCGTCCGAGCGCTCGGCAATGCCGCGCGCGGCATCCGGAGTGCGGATGCCGAAGCCGACGCAGACCGGCAGGCTCGTATGGCGCTTGATGCGCCCGACCGCCGCGCCAACCGCCGTCGAATCCGCCGCCGCGCTGCCGGTGATCCCGGTGATCGAGACGTAGTACACAAAACCCGACGTATTCGCGAGCACCGCCGGCAGACGCTTGTCATCCGTCGTCGGCGTCGCCAGGCGAATGAAATTCAATCCGGCTTTCATCGCCGGGATGCACAACTCGGAGTCTTCCTCCGGCGGCAGGTCGACGACGATCAGGCCATCGACGCCCGCCGCCCTGGCATCGTCAAGAAATTTCTCGACGCCGTAGATGTAGACCGGATTGTAATAGCCCATCAGCACGACCGGCGTCGAATCGTCGTCCTTCCGAAACTCGCCGATCATCCGCAGCGTGCCGGTCAGGGTCATGCCCGCATCGAGCGCGCGCCGCCCGGCCGCCTGGACCGCCGGACCATCCGCCATCGGATCGGTGAAGGGCATTCCGATTTCGATGATGTCGGCGCCGGCCCTGGGCAACGCCTTGATGATGGCGAGCGAGGTCGCGGGGTCCGGATCGCCGGCCATCAGAAAAGTGACGAAGGCCGAGCGTCCCTGCTTGCGCAACTCGGCGAAGCGCGTGTCGATACGGGTTGTCACTTCTTCCTGCCCTTCAGGATATCGCCGACCTGCGGCACGTCCTTGTCGCCGCGGCCCGAGAGGTTGACCACCATCAGGTGATCCTTCGTCCGCCCTGGCGCGAGTTCGATGACGCGCGCGATCGCATGCGCCGATTCCAGCGCCGGGATGATGCCTTCCAGCCGCGACAGCAGTTGAAACGCGCCAAGCGCTTCCTCGTCGGTCGCGGAAAGATAGGTGACGCGGCCGGTCTCGTGCAGCCATGAATGCTCCGGCCCGATGCCGGGATAGTCCAGGCCTGCGGAAATCGAATGCGCGTCCTCAATCTGACCGTCGCCATTCATCAGGAGATAGGTGCGATTACCGTGCAGCACGCCGGGCCGCCCGCCGGTGAGCGAGGCCGCGTGCTGCTTGTCGAGCCCGTGTCCCGCCGCCTCGACGCCGAAAATCTCCACCGAGGATTCATCGAGGAAGGGATGAAACAATCCCATCGCGTTGGAGCCGCCGCCGATGCAGGCGATCAGCGAATCCGGCAGACGGCCTTCCGCCTCCTGCATCTGCCGTCGTGTTTCCTCGCCGATGATCGACTGGAAGTCGCGCACCATCATCGGATAGGGATGCGGCCCCGCCACCGTACCGATGCAATAGAAGGTGTCGTGCACGTTGGTCACCCAGTCGCGCAGCGCCTCGTTCATCGCATCCTTCAGTGTCCGGGTGCCGGACTGCACCGGCACCACTTTCGCCCCCAGCATTTCCATGCGGATGACGTTCGGCTCCTGCCGCGCCACGTCCACCGCACCCATATAGACCACGCAGTCCAGGCCGAAGCGCGCGCACAGCGTCGCGGTGGCGACGCCGTGCTGGCCCGCGCCGGTCTCGGCGATGATGCGCTTCTTGCCCATGCGCCGCGCCACCAGAATCTGGCCCAGCACATTGTTGACCTTGTGCGAGCCGGTGTGGTTGAGCTCCTCGCGCTTCAGGTAGATTTTTGCGCCGCCGGCGCCGCCCGAGGCCGCGGAAATCTCCCGAAGGTGGTCGGTCAGACGCTCGGCGAAATACAGGGGCGACGGCCGGCCGATATAGTCCTTGCGATAGCGCGCCATGTCGCGCTGGAACGCGGCGTCGCTTTTGGCGTCGGCATAGGCCCTCTCAAGATCGAGGATCAAGGGCATCAGCGTTTCCGCCACGAAGCGGCCGCCGAACATGCCGAAATGCCCGCGCTCGTCGGGGCCGGACCGGAAAGAATTGGGGAGAGAACTCATTGTCACCCTTCGTCATGGCCGGATTTATTCCGGCCACCTACGTCTTGCGTGCTCTGAATTTCAGTAGAGATCGATGCCCGCGGCGCAGACAAGGTTACACAATCTGCGCCTGCTCTACGCGGGCATGGCGGCTGCCGTAAACTACGGCACATGTGACGTCGCTTCGCGTAAACTGGTTTCCGCCGCTCGCGCAGCCCGAATAAAATCCCGGACCATGCCGGCGTCCTTCACCCCCGGCGCGCTTTCCACCCCTGAGGACACATCGACGCCGCCGGCGCGCGTGATGCGGACCGCATCATCGACGTTGCCTGCCGCCAGGCCGCCCGACAGCATGAATGGAATATCGACGGACAGATTCGTCAGAAGACGCCAGTCGAAGGGTACGCCGAGCCCGCCCGGCCGGGTCGCGTGCTTCGGCGGACGCGCATCGAAGAGCAGGCGGTCGGCGACAGCGGCATAGCGTGGCAGGTCCGCAAGATCGGCGGCGATCTCGACGCCGATCGCCTTCATCACCGGCAGGCCGAAGCGCCGCTTGATCTCGCGGATGCGCGGCACGGTTTCCTTGCCGTGCAGTTGCAGCAGATCCGGCCGCAAGGCCTCGATAATGCCGCAGAGCGTCTCATCATCGGCGTCGGCCGTCAGCGCGACCTTGGCCGCCCGGCCTCGCACCTGCGCGCCGAGCTCTTGCGCGCGCGCAAGCTCAAGATGCCGCGGCGACGGCGGAAAGAACACGAATCCCACCATATCGGCGCCGGCCTGCAACGCCACATCGAGCGTCGAAGGGGTGGACAGGCCGCATATCTTGACGATCAATGACATGGTCTCGAATGGTCCGGCACAACCCGACCAATGGCAGGCCGGCGTGCTGCAATCAGCGCGATGGGCCGGTTCTACAACGTCGCAAGCGGCTTGTCTCGCTTGCGTGGACGCGGCCCGAACGTTCTTTCCCTTTGCGACGGGGACGCAGAATCATGGCGATCGCGGGATGCGGGTCACAAGCCCGAGGACATGCTCGACAGCGCTATAACACCGCTACCCGGCCCGCCGGGTCAGTTCCGGCAGCCGCGTCACCTCTTGCGACTCGTAGCGTGATCGCAAATCAGCAAGCTCCACATGCGCTTTCCGCGCATCCGATTCGTATTGACGGGCCGCGTAGCGCCAGCGGCGCTGCCCCACCCAGGTCGCGACGCTGCCGGCGACCACGCCGAAAATAGCCACCGAGATGATCAGAATGAACAGCGGCAGCGTGACGCCGGTCTGAGGGTCGGACCCGCCGAAGGGGTCGAACGTCACCGTGACCAAACGGCGGTTGGCGAACGCGAACACGATGAAAATAACACCAAGCGGAATCAGGATCAGGCCGGTCAGGAATTTGCGCATGATCTCTCTCGCGACGCTGCGTCAGCCGGCACTCATGCTGACAGGTTCGCTTGCCGATTGATGGGGCCGCTCCCCTGGACGTTCCTAGTGTAGCGGTTCAGAAGTTCGCTTCAATTTCCCAGCGAGTCCTTCAAGCGAACCTATGAACCTAAGCTACACTAGATTCATAGAGTTGCTAGTGTCCCGAATCCGAAGTTCGCCCAGGAGCGAGGCCGCGAAAACAAGGCGAACTTCGGATTCGGGGCACTATGCGTTCGCTTCGCTCGTCGCATTGTCACGATTGAGCCGCTCACGCATTTCCTTGCCGGTCTTGAAAAACGGTACACTTTTCTGGTCGACCGGAACGTGTTCTCCCGTGCGCGGATTGCGGCCCGCGCGGGCAGGACGATGTTTGACTGAAAACGCACCAAAGCCACGCAACTCGACGCGATCACCCCGCGCAAGAGCGGCGACAATCTCATCGAGGATCGCGTTCACGATGTTCTCCACATCCCGCTGGTAGAGGTGCGGGTTATGTTCGGCGATGCGCTGAACGAGTTCGGATTTGATCATCGAGACAAAGGCCCATGCGTGGGATGCCCATTTCCGTGAAAATGGTCAGGACTGTCAAGACAGTAAATGTGATTCGGGATCGTTGGAAACCCGGCCGCGAGAGCTTGCGTTGCAACATCCATCGCTTTTCGCAGCGCGAAATGCCTGTTCACGAACGGCTCGACCTCAATTCGACGGCGCGGGATGCCAAAGCGCCAGCATTCCGTCGAGATTCAGGCGATCCGCCGCTCGCACGATCCCGGCCTGCTCGACCTGCCGCGCAATACTGCCCAATCCCAGCGCGTCAAACGCCACCGACGCAGCGGTGCGGATGAAGGTCAGATCAGTGAAGCGCGGCGTCAACTTGAAATCGCGCACCGGAAGGTCGGGCGCGACTTTCTTTTCCGCCACAAGCCAGGCGATCGCGACCTTTTCGTCGCCAAGCTGATCGATCAACTTGAGATCCAGCGCCTGCCGTCCGGTGAAAACGCGCCCGTCGGCGACCTTCTCGAGCTGCGCATCGTCCATGCCGCGCCTGTTCTGCACCAGACCGCGAAACCAGGCGAAGGAATCCTTCACCAGGGCGTCGATCGCGGCCCGTGCTTCCGGACTGGTCGGTTCATATCCGCTCGGGGCCGCCTTCAGCGGCGAGGATTTCACCGCCTCCACCTTGACCCCGACCGTTTTCAGAAGTTCGGTGACGTTCGGATACTGAAACAGCACGCCGATCGAGCCGACCAGCGCGGTTTGCTGCGCGACGATGTGATCGGAGGCAAGCGCGGCGATATATCCGCCCGACGCGCCGAGCCCTTCCACCACCACGACCATCGGTTTTTTGGCCTTCAGGCGCGTCAGGGCCTCATAAAGCTCTTCCGACCCGGCGGTGGTGCCGCCCGGCGAGTTGATGTGGACGATGACCGCCGGCGCCTTCGACTTTCCAAGCCGCTCCAGGGCCTCGACCCGCTTCTGATCGCTGCGGATCAGACCGTCGATGTTGACGCGCTGGATCGCGGAAGAGCCTGTCAGCCTGCCGCCCAAAGGCGAGGCGTAAGCGCCGAGCGCGACGACCGCGCCGATCACGATCAAAGCCGACGCCACGCGCCAGAAGGTGAGCTTGCGGCGCAGCCTGCGACGATCGACGATCATGTCGGATTCCATCGACATCGACATTTCTCCTCCATAGCGTTTTCCGGCGAAGCATGTCCCCGCGCTTGACCCGAGGACAGATATCGGCTCGCGTCAAGAAAACGCGTCAAAACAACGATCTGGAACTTCGCTTCTGATTCAATCGGAAGCGAAGCTCCCGGATTGCGCTCGATTACACCGTCGCCGGTGCGTGCGTGGTACCAGAGGCCCGCCAAGCTACACCAATCGCGGCCCAATATGAAGAAAGCATGGCCGGAGTACGACACCGCGCCGTCTCGATATTCGACCTTGCCAACGCTAGCGGCTGCGCCGATCCGGCGCGATCAGTTCCGGCCGCGGCCCCGACAGCCGCTTGTGCAAGTGGACCATGAAGGCCATTCCGAACAGCGGCGTCGCCAGATTGACGACCGGAATCGCGACAAACGCGGCAATGATCAGGCCGGCCATAAAAATGGTCGAGGCATTATCGCGGCGCATCGCCTTGGCTTCCGCCGGCGAGCGGAAGCGCATCGCCGCAAGCTCAAAATATTCCCGGCCGAGCAGCCACGCGGTCGCGATGAAGAACGCGATCACGCCGGCGCCGGCCACGAACACGAACGGCAGCGCAATCAGATAGACGAGCAGCGTCAGCAGCGCCGCCTTGATGCTTTCGGTCATCGCAAGGCCGATCGGCAGCGCCGCGCCCGGACGGTCGGCCGGGTAATGCTCGTGCTCGACGATCTCCGCGACATCGTCGACGAACACGCCCGCCACCAGCGAGGTGATCGCGGGCATCAGAAACACCGCGCCGAACACGATGCCGAGGCCCGCGGCGATTGAAAGAATCCAGGCGAGGATATTGAGCGGCGTGTGGAAGGAGGGCCCCAGCATGGTCTCCGCCCAGACTTCGCCCGATCCGGCAAGCCAGCTCAAAAGCCGCTGCAGTCCGACAGCGGCGACGACGATCAGCACCAGCGCCAGCCCGATCACGCGCCACAGAATGGCGCGCATCGGCAGCGAAAGAATCTGCGTAAGGGCGTTGACAGCGGCGCCGATCATGACGGAGCGTTCCCCGGAGAATCCCTGCGCTCAGATAAACGCCGCAACCCCGGCCGGCAAGAGCGCGAGGCTTCTCGCGCTGGACGGATCAAACGGTGCGCAAGCAAATTTTTTGTTTGAGCATGATCTTATCCGAAAACCGGTCTCCACTTTGCGCTGGCGCGGCCTTCGGGTCGGGATCATGCTCTAGGCGGCGTAGGTCTGCGCGCCCGCGAGTTCGGCCGCGATCATGGCGCCGAGCGCCATGTCGCTTTGCTGGCCGAATCCCTGATGAACGATGCGGCCGTTGCGGCCGATCAGGATGCTGGTCGGCGTGCCCTGCATTCCATAGCGGCCCATGGTGACCGGCAGCGGTGTGCCGTCGCCCGCGGCATCGACGCCGATCGGAAACGTCAGCCGGTATTCGTGAATGAAGGCTTGAAGCGAAACCGGCGTCATCGCGGCATGATGTTCGAACACCGTGTGCAGACCGATCACCTGAAGATCGGTCGCCTTGAACAACTCATGGGCGCGCTGGGTCTGCGGCGTGCCATGCGCGACGCAGC
It includes:
- the sppA gene encoding signal peptide peptidase SppA; the protein is MSMESDMIVDRRRLRRKLTFWRVASALIVIGAVVALGAYASPLGGRLTGSSAIQRVNIDGLIRSDQKRVEALERLGKSKAPAVIVHINSPGGTTAGSEELYEALTRLKAKKPMVVVVEGLGASGGYIAALASDHIVAQQTALVGSIGVLFQYPNVTELLKTVGVKVEAVKSSPLKAAPSGYEPTSPEARAAIDALVKDSFAWFRGLVQNRRGMDDAQLEKVADGRVFTGRQALDLKLIDQLGDEKVAIAWLVAEKKVAPDLPVRDFKLTPRFTDLTFIRTAASVAFDALGLGSIARQVEQAGIVRAADRLNLDGMLALWHPAPSN
- a CDS encoding bifunctional folylpolyglutamate synthase/dihydrofolate synthase, whose product is MSAVPPRQSPLDDAVARISKLHPKRIDLTLGRMWRVLERLDHPERRLPPVIHVAGTNGKGSTVAYLRAILEAAGLRVHVFTSPYLVRINECVRLAGTLVADDALRDALLECERANGGEPLTLFEIKTAAAFLLFARSPADVLLLEVGLGGRLDSTNVVETPLASVITPVGIDHVEFLGGSLAEIAGEKAGIIKPGVPVICAEQSPEAEVVIEQRAKRMRSPLHAAGQHWHVHAEHGRLVYQDESGLLDLAAPRLFGRHQFDNAGLAIATLRAQDRFSIETTAFERGVTGAEWPARMQRLTSGRIVDQAPRDAELWLDGGHNADGGRIAAAALGDLEERVSRPLVVITGMMGNKDAKGFLANFAGLTRHVIAVPIPNMENAMPPEVLAEAVRALDMRAETAVSVAAALRSVARLAYEIPPRILITGSLYLAGHVLSENGTPPA
- a CDS encoding LapA family protein, with translation MRKFLTGLILIPLGVIFIVFAFANRRLVTVTFDPFGGSDPQTGVTLPLFILIISVAIFGVVAGSVATWVGQRRWRYAARQYESDARKAHVELADLRSRYESQEVTRLPELTRRAG
- a CDS encoding sulfate transporter family protein, giving the protein MIGAAVNALTQILSLPMRAILWRVIGLALVLIVVAAVGLQRLLSWLAGSGEVWAETMLGPSFHTPLNILAWILSIAAGLGIVFGAVFLMPAITSLVAGVFVDDVAEIVEHEHYPADRPGAALPIGLAMTESIKAALLTLLVYLIALPFVFVAGAGVIAFFIATAWLLGREYFELAAMRFRSPAEAKAMRRDNASTIFMAGLIIAAFVAIPVVNLATPLFGMAFMVHLHKRLSGPRPELIAPDRRSR
- the accD gene encoding acetyl-CoA carboxylase, carboxyltransferase subunit beta, producing MNWLTNVVRPKIRNILKRETPDNLWIKCPDTGQLVFYKDVESNQFVIPGSNYHMRMSADARLKSIFDNETWYDVALPEVTADPLKFRDERKYVDRIRDARAKTGLHDSVKVGFGRLEGSAVVVAVQDFDFMGGSLGMAAGEAIVRGLELAVEKRCPFIVFAASGGARMQEGVLSLMQLPRTTVAVQMLREARQPYIVVLTNPTTGGVTASYAMLGDVQIAEPGALIGFAGARVIEQTIREKLPDGFQRAEYLRDHGMIDLVVHRHELRPTLARVCRLLTKAPEMIEQEPEPSAPVPPDEPDEPAATQEAPPAAPAAPPA
- a CDS encoding integration host factor subunit beta; this encodes MIKSELVQRIAEHNPHLYQRDVENIVNAILDEIVAALARGDRVELRGFGAFSVKHRPARAGRNPRTGEHVPVDQKSVPFFKTGKEMRERLNRDNATSEANA
- a CDS encoding peroxiredoxin family protein, producing MTADAPAPELAVSQWFNTAEPITLAALRGRPVLLHAFQMLCPGCVAHGTPQTQRAHELFKATDLQVIGLHTVFEHHAAMTPVSLQAFIHEYRLTFPIGVDAAGDGTPLPVTMGRYGMQGTPTSILIGRNGRIVHQGFGQQSDMALGAMIAAELAGAQTYAA
- the trpB gene encoding tryptophan synthase subunit beta, whose product is MSSLPNSFRSGPDERGHFGMFGGRFVAETLMPLILDLERAYADAKSDAAFQRDMARYRKDYIGRPSPLYFAERLTDHLREISAASGGAGGAKIYLKREELNHTGSHKVNNVLGQILVARRMGKKRIIAETGAGQHGVATATLCARFGLDCVVYMGAVDVARQEPNVIRMEMLGAKVVPVQSGTRTLKDAMNEALRDWVTNVHDTFYCIGTVAGPHPYPMMVRDFQSIIGEETRRQMQEAEGRLPDSLIACIGGGSNAMGLFHPFLDESSVEIFGVEAAGHGLDKQHAASLTGGRPGVLHGNRTYLLMNGDGQIEDAHSISAGLDYPGIGPEHSWLHETGRVTYLSATDEEALGAFQLLSRLEGIIPALESAHAIARVIELAPGRTKDHLMVVNLSGRGDKDVPQVGDILKGRKK
- the trxA gene encoding thioredoxin — protein: MAVGKVSDANFEAEVLKATGPVVVDFWAEWCGPCRMIGPVLDEISSAMGSKVKIVKLNVDESPRTASKYGVMSIPTLMIFKDGELASRQVGAAPKQKLEQWITATV
- the trpA gene encoding tryptophan synthase subunit alpha → MTTRIDTRFAELRKQGRSAFVTFLMAGDPDPATSLAIIKALPRAGADIIEIGMPFTDPMADGPAVQAAGRRALDAGMTLTGTLRMIGEFRKDDDSTPVVLMGYYNPVYIYGVEKFLDDARAAGVDGLIVVDLPPEEDSELCIPAMKAGLNFIRLATPTTDDKRLPAVLANTSGFVYYVSITGITGSAAADSTAVGAAVGRIKRHTSLPVCVGFGIRTPDAARGIAERSDGAVVGSALVDALSASLDAEGKATSGTVQAVASLAAALAEGVRSARQAAE
- a CDS encoding phosphoribosylanthranilate isomerase — its product is MSLIVKICGLSTPSTLDVALQAGADMVGFVFFPPSPRHLELARAQELGAQVRGRAAKVALTADADDETLCGIIEALRPDLLQLHGKETVPRIREIKRRFGLPVMKAIGVEIAADLADLPRYAAVADRLLFDARPPKHATRPGGLGVPFDWRLLTNLSVDIPFMLSGGLAAGNVDDAVRITRAGGVDVSSGVESAPGVKDAGMVRDFIRAARAAETSLREATSHVP